The following are encoded in a window of Kitasatospora sp. NBC_01250 genomic DNA:
- a CDS encoding YnfA family protein gives MTVLRSAALFVLAALAEIGGCWLIWQSVRESRPWWLAGLGIVALGGYGFVAAFQPDSQFGRVLAAYGGVFVAGSLAWGVVVDGFRPTRYDVLGALICLVGVGVIMYGPRR, from the coding sequence ATGACCGTGCTGCGCTCCGCCGCCCTCTTCGTGCTGGCCGCCCTGGCCGAGATCGGAGGCTGCTGGCTGATCTGGCAGAGCGTGCGGGAGTCACGCCCCTGGTGGCTGGCGGGCCTGGGCATCGTGGCGCTCGGCGGCTACGGGTTCGTCGCCGCCTTCCAGCCGGACAGCCAGTTCGGCCGAGTGCTGGCCGCCTACGGCGGGGTCTTCGTGGCCGGATCGCTGGCCTGGGGCGTCGTGGTGGACGGCTTCCGCCCCACCCGCTACGACGTGCTCGGCGCCCTCATCTGCCTGGTCGGCGTGGGCGTGATCATGTACGGCCCGCGCCGCTGA
- a CDS encoding terpene synthase family protein produces MAKPFTLPEFYLPHPATLNPHLEGAREHTRAWAREMGMLEGSGIWEPKDLEDHDYGLLCAYTHPDCDSAALDLVTDWYVWVFFFDDHFLETFKRSLDRSGGQAYLDRLPAFMPMDLSEGFPEPTNPVEAGLADLWARTVPHMSLDWRARFRESTEHLLNESIWELSNINEGRVANPVEYIEMRRKVGGAPWSAGLVEFAAQAEVPARVAGSRPLRVLRDTFSDGVHLRNDLFSYQREVQDEGELSNGILVLERFLGYTTQQAAEAVNEILTSRLHQFENTALTELPSLFAEFALHPDEVAKVARYVKGLQDWQAGGHEWHMRSSRYMNDRAGADAPGGTFSAVPVGLGTSAASFRRYVDLPGALRQFSHVPYQQVGPTPLPEFPMPFPLRINPHLAAAREHNYAWCREMRYTEPTPGLSDSGGWTERSMRNADVTLCGAGIAPDIPQNALELNSDWLAWGTYADDWFPMAFAYPPSPLGAKACADGLKPYMPLDSPDRGPLPTTALQHGLADLWQRTATPLTTAQRQILRGSIEEMLDSWVWEIGNMAQHRVPDPVDYIEMRRLTFGSQLTSNLARFGAEEAVPAEVWRSGTVKALVNSASDYACLMNDVFSYQKEVQFEGEVHNGVLVVQNFFGCDRDQALGIVHDLMSSRLDQFQHVAANELPILYEDFKLDAAGRQALEDYAQGLRNWLSGILNWHTHVGRYREEELEYQPDAYVRRMTAQPPAPAPAAPAPATAAPAAPVAPAAAAPAGFTPPTAAGLGTSAARIARELATALSH; encoded by the coding sequence ATGGCGAAACCGTTCACGCTGCCCGAGTTCTATCTGCCGCACCCGGCCACCCTCAACCCGCACCTGGAGGGCGCCCGGGAGCACACCCGGGCCTGGGCACGCGAGATGGGCATGCTGGAGGGGTCCGGCATCTGGGAGCCGAAGGACCTGGAGGACCACGACTACGGCCTGCTCTGCGCCTACACCCACCCGGACTGCGACAGCGCCGCGCTCGACCTGGTCACCGACTGGTACGTCTGGGTCTTCTTCTTCGACGACCACTTCCTGGAGACCTTCAAGCGCTCGCTCGACCGCTCCGGCGGCCAGGCCTACCTGGACCGGCTGCCCGCCTTCATGCCGATGGACCTGAGCGAGGGGTTCCCCGAGCCGACCAACCCGGTCGAGGCGGGCCTGGCCGACCTGTGGGCGCGCACCGTGCCGCACATGTCGCTCGACTGGCGGGCCCGGTTCCGGGAGAGCACCGAGCACCTGCTGAACGAGTCGATCTGGGAGCTCTCCAACATCAACGAGGGCCGGGTCGCCAACCCGGTCGAGTACATCGAGATGCGCCGCAAGGTCGGCGGCGCCCCCTGGTCGGCCGGCCTGGTCGAGTTCGCGGCACAGGCCGAGGTGCCCGCCCGGGTGGCCGGCAGCCGCCCGCTGCGGGTGCTGCGCGACACCTTCTCCGACGGCGTGCACCTGCGCAACGACCTCTTCTCCTACCAGCGCGAGGTCCAGGACGAGGGCGAGCTGAGCAATGGCATCCTGGTGCTGGAGCGCTTCCTCGGCTACACCACCCAGCAGGCCGCCGAGGCGGTCAACGAGATCCTGACCAGCCGGCTGCACCAGTTCGAGAACACCGCGCTGACCGAACTTCCCTCACTCTTCGCCGAGTTCGCACTCCATCCGGACGAGGTGGCGAAGGTCGCCCGCTACGTCAAGGGCCTGCAGGACTGGCAGGCCGGCGGCCACGAGTGGCACATGCGCTCCAGCCGCTACATGAACGACCGGGCCGGCGCCGACGCCCCCGGCGGCACGTTCTCCGCCGTCCCGGTGGGCCTGGGCACCTCCGCCGCCTCCTTTCGCCGGTACGTCGACCTGCCCGGCGCGCTGCGGCAGTTCAGCCACGTGCCGTACCAGCAGGTCGGCCCGACCCCGCTGCCCGAGTTCCCGATGCCCTTCCCGCTGCGGATCAACCCGCACCTGGCGGCGGCCCGGGAGCACAACTACGCCTGGTGCCGGGAGATGCGCTACACCGAGCCGACCCCCGGCCTGTCGGACTCCGGCGGCTGGACGGAACGCTCGATGCGCAACGCCGACGTCACCCTCTGCGGGGCCGGCATCGCGCCGGACATCCCGCAGAACGCGCTCGAACTCAACTCCGACTGGCTGGCCTGGGGCACCTACGCGGACGACTGGTTCCCGATGGCCTTCGCCTACCCGCCCAGCCCGCTGGGCGCCAAGGCCTGCGCCGACGGACTCAAGCCGTACATGCCGCTGGACTCGCCCGACCGGGGCCCGCTGCCCACCACCGCCCTGCAGCACGGCCTGGCCGACCTCTGGCAGCGCACCGCCACCCCGCTCACCACCGCGCAGCGGCAGATCCTGCGCGGCAGCATCGAGGAGATGCTGGACTCCTGGGTCTGGGAGATCGGCAACATGGCGCAGCACCGGGTCCCCGACCCGGTGGACTACATCGAGATGCGCCGCCTCACCTTCGGCAGCCAACTGACCAGCAACCTGGCCCGGTTCGGCGCCGAGGAGGCGGTGCCGGCGGAGGTCTGGCGCTCCGGCACGGTCAAGGCGCTGGTGAACTCGGCCTCCGACTACGCCTGCCTGATGAACGACGTCTTCTCCTACCAGAAGGAGGTCCAGTTCGAGGGCGAGGTGCACAACGGCGTCCTGGTGGTGCAGAACTTCTTCGGCTGCGACCGGGACCAGGCGCTGGGCATCGTCCACGACCTGATGTCCTCCCGGCTGGACCAGTTCCAGCACGTCGCGGCGAACGAACTGCCGATCCTCTACGAGGACTTCAAGCTCGACGCGGCAGGCCGCCAGGCGCTGGAGGACTACGCGCAGGGGCTGCGGAACTGGCTCTCCGGGATCCTCAACTGGCACACCCATGTCGGGCGCTACCGCGAGGAGGAGCTGGAGTACCAGCCGGACGCCTACGTCCGGCGGATGACCGCCCAGCCGCCGGCCCCCGCACCTGCCGCACCGGCCCCTGCCACAGCTGCCCCTGCCGCACCTGTCGCACCCGCCGCCGCGGCTCCCGCCGGATTCACCCCGCCCACCGCCGCCGGCCTCGGCACCTCCGCCGCCCGGATCGCGCGCGAGCTCGCGACGGCCCTCAGCCACTGA
- a CDS encoding pyridoxal phosphate-dependent aminotransferase translates to MEFRQSSKLAGVCYEIRGPVVDQANALEEAGHSVLRLNTGNPAPFGFEAPEEILQDIIRNLPNAHGYSDSRGILPARRAVVQYYQQRGVTGVGVNDVFLGNGASELIQMAVTALVDDGDEVLVPAPDFPLWTAVVRLAGGKAVHYLCDEEAEWYPDLDDIAAKITTRTKAIVVINPNNPTGAVYPKELLEGILDLARRHGLMVLADEIYDKILYDGVEHHCLAALADDVLTLTFNGLSKAYRVAGFRSGWLVVSGPKPHAKDYLEGLTMLAGMRLCPNVPAQYAVQAALGGHQSIHDLTLPNGRLTEQRDVTWRALNELPGVSCVKPKGALYAFAKLDPAVHRIKDDERFVLDLLLREKIHIVQGTGFNWPRPDHFRFVTLPRADDLETAISRIGRFLTTYRQ, encoded by the coding sequence ATGGAGTTTCGGCAGTCCAGCAAGCTCGCGGGAGTGTGCTACGAGATCCGCGGCCCGGTGGTCGACCAGGCGAACGCGCTGGAGGAGGCCGGGCACAGCGTGCTGCGCCTGAACACCGGCAACCCGGCCCCCTTCGGCTTCGAGGCGCCCGAGGAGATCCTGCAGGACATCATCCGCAACCTCCCCAACGCGCACGGCTACAGCGACTCGCGCGGCATCCTGCCGGCCCGCCGCGCCGTGGTGCAGTACTACCAGCAGCGCGGCGTCACCGGCGTGGGCGTGAACGACGTCTTCCTCGGCAACGGCGCCTCCGAGCTGATCCAGATGGCCGTGACGGCACTGGTGGACGACGGCGACGAGGTGCTCGTGCCGGCCCCGGACTTCCCGCTGTGGACCGCGGTGGTGCGCCTGGCCGGCGGCAAGGCGGTGCACTACCTGTGCGACGAGGAGGCCGAGTGGTACCCGGACCTCGACGACATCGCCGCCAAGATCACCACGCGGACCAAGGCGATCGTGGTGATCAACCCCAACAACCCCACCGGCGCGGTCTACCCCAAGGAGCTGCTGGAGGGGATCCTGGACCTGGCCCGCCGGCACGGCCTGATGGTGCTGGCCGACGAGATCTACGACAAGATCCTCTACGACGGCGTCGAGCACCACTGCCTGGCCGCGCTCGCCGACGACGTGCTCACCCTCACCTTCAACGGCCTCTCCAAGGCCTACCGGGTGGCCGGCTTCCGCAGCGGCTGGCTGGTGGTCTCCGGGCCCAAGCCGCACGCGAAGGACTACCTGGAGGGGCTCACCATGCTGGCCGGCATGCGGCTGTGCCCCAACGTACCGGCCCAGTACGCGGTGCAGGCCGCGCTCGGCGGGCACCAGTCGATCCACGACCTCACGCTGCCGAACGGCCGGCTGACCGAGCAGCGCGACGTCACCTGGCGCGCGCTCAACGAGCTGCCCGGGGTCAGCTGCGTCAAGCCCAAGGGCGCGCTCTACGCCTTCGCCAAGCTGGACCCGGCGGTGCACAGGATCAAGGACGACGAGCGCTTCGTGCTCGACCTGCTGCTCCGCGAGAAGATCCACATCGTCCAGGGCACCGGCTTCAACTGGCCGCGCCCCGACCACTTCCGCTTCGTCACACTGCCCCGGGCGGACGACCTGGAGACGGCGATCAGCCGGATCGGGCGCTTCCTGACCACCTACCGGCAGTAA
- a CDS encoding winged helix-turn-helix transcriptional regulator — protein MSRRSYDQYCAVARALDAVGERWSLLIVRELLGGPRRYTDLHADLPGVSTDILAARLKQLEGEGLVARRKLERPANATVYELTERGRQLRQVVDALGSWGLPALGEQRPTDAVRGHWVTSA, from the coding sequence ATGTCACGCCGAAGCTACGACCAGTACTGCGCTGTCGCCCGGGCCCTGGACGCGGTGGGGGAGCGCTGGAGCCTCCTGATCGTCCGTGAACTCCTCGGCGGCCCGCGCCGGTACACCGACCTGCACGCCGACCTGCCCGGGGTCAGTACGGACATCCTGGCCGCCCGCCTCAAGCAGCTGGAGGGCGAGGGCCTGGTGGCCCGGCGCAAGCTGGAGCGGCCGGCCAACGCGACGGTGTACGAGCTGACCGAGCGCGGCCGGCAGCTGCGCCAGGTGGTCGACGCGCTGGGCAGCTGGGGCCTGCCGGCGCTGGGCGAGCAGCGGCCGACGGACGCGGTGCGCGGGCACTGGGTCACCAGCGCCTGA
- a CDS encoding GNAT family N-acetyltransferase, which translates to MTINDLELRRATEPDADAAAALYLSSFAAALPTVRLAHSPEEVHGWFRHVVVPQLETWVAQTPEGELAGLLVLEDGSLEQLYLAPHWRGKGLGDRLVELAKSLRPAGLALWTFQVNGPAQRFYQRHGFVEAERTDGSRNEEREPDLRYVWTPPAA; encoded by the coding sequence GTGACGATCAACGACCTCGAACTGCGCCGCGCCACCGAGCCGGACGCCGACGCCGCGGCAGCGCTCTACCTCTCCTCCTTCGCCGCGGCCCTGCCCACCGTGCGGCTCGCGCACAGCCCCGAGGAGGTGCACGGCTGGTTCCGCCACGTGGTGGTGCCGCAGCTGGAGACCTGGGTGGCGCAGACGCCCGAGGGCGAGCTGGCCGGGCTGCTGGTGCTGGAGGACGGCTCGCTGGAGCAGCTCTACCTGGCGCCGCACTGGCGCGGCAAGGGCCTGGGCGACCGCCTGGTCGAGCTGGCCAAGAGCCTGCGTCCGGCGGGCCTGGCGCTGTGGACCTTCCAGGTCAACGGCCCGGCCCAGCGGTTCTACCAGCGGCACGGGTTCGTCGAGGCCGAGCGCACCGACGGCAGCCGCAACGAGGAGCGCGAGCCGGACCTGCGCTACGTCTGGACGCCGCCTGCCGCCTGA
- a CDS encoding SGNH/GDSL hydrolase family protein, which translates to MDQEPAFTRFSSYVAVGDSFTEGMCDELRPDGHYRGWADRLAASLAAEVAPAQFRYANLAVRGKLIGQIGAEQLAPAVAAGPELVTLAGGLNDVLRPGCEIEAVRAQLGEAAEKLLATGATVVLFTSTDPTRRMAGSARLLPAIRQLRHFVQELGTHPRVAVVDLFTAPCFDDRRLWAEDRLHLSAEGHRRVAEAVRQALGRPAAFDWRAALPPAAPAGRAARIRGDLRWLRIHVLPWLGRRLTGRSSGDGRPPKQAELAPYQG; encoded by the coding sequence ATGGACCAGGAACCCGCCTTCACCCGCTTCAGCAGCTACGTCGCCGTCGGTGACTCGTTCACCGAGGGGATGTGCGACGAGCTGCGCCCCGACGGCCACTACCGGGGGTGGGCCGACCGGCTCGCGGCTTCGCTGGCGGCGGAGGTCGCGCCCGCGCAGTTCCGGTACGCGAACCTGGCCGTGCGTGGCAAGCTGATCGGCCAGATCGGCGCCGAGCAGCTGGCGCCGGCCGTCGCGGCCGGGCCCGAGCTGGTCACCCTGGCCGGCGGCCTCAACGACGTGCTGCGACCGGGCTGCGAGATCGAGGCGGTGCGGGCGCAGCTGGGGGAGGCGGCCGAGAAGCTGCTGGCCACCGGCGCCACGGTGGTGCTCTTCACCAGCACCGACCCGACCCGGCGGATGGCGGGCAGCGCCCGGCTGCTCCCCGCCATCCGGCAACTGCGCCACTTCGTGCAGGAGTTGGGTACCCACCCGCGGGTCGCGGTGGTCGACCTGTTCACCGCGCCCTGCTTCGACGACCGGCGGCTGTGGGCGGAGGACCGCCTGCACCTGTCGGCGGAGGGGCACCGCCGGGTCGCCGAGGCAGTCCGCCAGGCGCTCGGCCGCCCGGCGGCCTTCGACTGGCGCGCCGCGCTGCCGCCCGCCGCGCCCGCCGGCCGCGCCGCCCGGATCCGCGGCGACCTGCGCTGGCTGCGGATCCACGTACTGCCGTGGCTGGGGCGGCGGTTGACCGGCCGCTCGTCGGGTGACGGACGGCCGCCGAAGCAGGCCGAGCTGGCGCCCTACCAGGGGTGA
- a CDS encoding AMP-binding protein, whose product MTSPTATERYRAARDVLLRQEDFAWPVIEGRFNWAVDWFDAIARGNERTALWIVQEDGTEAKYSFAELAHRSDQLAHHLAGLGVAAGDRVLLMLGNQVELWEAMLAVMKLGAVIMPTTTALGAADLADRIGRGGARHVVANAGDTAKFTGTGYTRIVVGGAADGWAPFEAGYRLADPAPFTATTAPDDPLLVYFTSGTTSLPKMVEHTQVSYPVGHLTTMAWAGLRPGDVHLNISSPGWAKHAWSCFFAPWIAEATIFVHNYTRFDAPRLLEQLRRAEVTTFCAPPTVWRMLIQAELGERPPALRELIAAGEPLNPEVIAQIERRWELTIRDGFGQTETTLLVGNTPGLPVKPGSMGRPLPGVPVVLVDPVSGKPAEEGEICLDLARRPVNLMTGYLADPERNAAVTAGGYYHTGDVASRDADGYLSYIGRTDDVFKASDYKVSPFELESVLIEHPAVAEAAVVPAPDATRLAVPKAYVALAPGWAPDRATALSILAYAREHLAPYLRVRRLEFFELPKTISGKIRRVELRAREEGAGELPQEWRDEHFPELRS is encoded by the coding sequence GTGACCAGCCCCACCGCCACCGAACGCTACCGCGCGGCCCGTGACGTGCTGCTGCGTCAGGAGGACTTCGCCTGGCCCGTGATCGAGGGCCGCTTCAACTGGGCCGTCGACTGGTTCGACGCGATCGCCCGGGGCAACGAGCGCACCGCGCTGTGGATCGTCCAGGAGGACGGCACGGAGGCGAAGTACAGCTTCGCGGAGCTGGCGCACCGCTCCGACCAGCTCGCCCACCACCTGGCCGGGCTCGGCGTGGCGGCGGGCGACCGGGTGCTGCTGATGCTCGGCAACCAGGTCGAGCTGTGGGAGGCGATGCTCGCGGTGATGAAGCTCGGCGCGGTGATCATGCCGACCACCACCGCGCTGGGCGCGGCCGACCTGGCCGACCGGATCGGGCGCGGCGGCGCCCGGCACGTGGTGGCCAACGCGGGCGACACGGCGAAGTTCACCGGCACCGGCTACACCCGGATCGTGGTGGGCGGCGCCGCCGACGGCTGGGCGCCCTTCGAGGCCGGCTACCGGCTCGCCGACCCCGCGCCGTTCACCGCCACCACCGCGCCCGACGACCCGCTGCTGGTCTACTTCACCTCCGGCACCACCAGCCTGCCCAAGATGGTCGAGCACACCCAGGTCTCCTACCCGGTCGGCCACCTCACCACGATGGCCTGGGCCGGTCTGCGCCCGGGCGACGTGCACCTGAACATCAGCTCGCCGGGCTGGGCCAAGCACGCCTGGAGCTGCTTCTTCGCGCCGTGGATCGCGGAGGCGACGATCTTCGTGCACAACTACACCCGGTTCGACGCCCCCCGCCTGCTGGAGCAGCTGCGCCGGGCCGAGGTCACCACCTTCTGCGCCCCGCCGACGGTCTGGCGGATGCTCATCCAGGCCGAGCTGGGCGAGCGCCCGCCGGCGCTGCGCGAGCTGATCGCGGCCGGCGAACCGCTCAACCCCGAGGTGATCGCGCAGATCGAGCGGCGCTGGGAGCTGACCATCCGGGACGGCTTCGGGCAGACCGAGACCACCCTGCTGGTCGGCAACACGCCCGGGCTGCCGGTCAAGCCCGGTTCGATGGGCCGCCCGCTGCCGGGGGTGCCGGTGGTGCTCGTCGACCCGGTCAGCGGCAAGCCGGCCGAGGAGGGCGAGATCTGCCTGGACCTGGCGCGGCGCCCGGTCAACCTGATGACCGGCTACCTGGCCGACCCCGAGCGCAACGCCGCCGTGACGGCGGGCGGTTACTACCACACCGGCGACGTGGCGAGCCGGGACGCGGACGGCTACCTCAGCTACATCGGCCGCACCGACGACGTCTTCAAGGCCTCCGACTACAAGGTCTCGCCGTTCGAGCTGGAGAGCGTGCTGATCGAGCACCCGGCGGTGGCCGAGGCGGCCGTGGTGCCCGCGCCCGACGCCACCCGGCTCGCGGTGCCCAAGGCCTATGTGGCGCTGGCCCCCGGCTGGGCGCCGGACCGCGCCACGGCGCTGTCGATCCTGGCCTACGCGCGCGAGCACCTGGCGCCCTATCTGCGGGTGCGCCGGCTGGAGTTCTTCGAGCTGCCGAAGACCATCTCCGGCAAGATCCGCCGGGTAGAGCTGCGGGCCCGGGAGGAGGGAGCCGGCGAACTGCCGCAGGAGTGGCGTGACGAACACTTTCCCGAGCTGCGCAGCTGA
- a CDS encoding Tex family protein, translating into MTTPAEQAAQAAAAAEQAVGRRIAEELGVREGQVRAAVELLDGGSTVPFIARYRKEVTGELDDAQLRTLEERLRYLRELEERRSAVLESIEAQGKLDDALRAQILAADSKARLEDIYLPYKPKRRTKAQIAREAGLEPLADQLLADPSLDPAAAAGAFLNEQVADAPAALDGARSILVERFAEDADLIGSLRERMWGRGRLVATVRAGKEQDGAKFADYFDFAEPFTKLPSHRILAMLRGEKEEVLDLDLSPFDGDEEGDLPGASDYEQRIAARFGVADHGRPADKWLGDTVRWAWRTRILVRLGLDLRTRLRQEAEDEAVKVFAANLRDLLLAAPAGTRATMGLDPGFRTGVKVAVVDDTGKVVAHDTIYPHQPANKWDASIATLARIAAEHRVDLIAIGNGTASRETDKLAEDLIKRHPELKLTKAMVSEAGASVYSASAFASQELPDLNVSIRGAVSIARRLQDPLAELVKIDPKSIGVGQYQHDLSEVKLSRSLDAVVEDCVNAVGVDVNTASAPLLTRVSGVTGTLAENIVAHRDANGPFRTRKALKDVARLGPKAFEQCAGFLRIPGGDDPLDASAVHPEAYPVVRRILAATGGTLADLVGNGAALRALRPGDFADETFGIPTVTDILGELDKPGRDPRPAFRTATFREGVDKIGDLEVGMVLEGVVTNVAAFGAFVDVGVHQDGLVHVSALSTRFVKDPREVVKSGDVVRCKVVSVDVQRKRIGLTLRLDDEAARPARGQGGEGQRPAQRGEGQRERGQRPPRQDRRGGEQRGGSAPVANSAMADALRRAGLGT; encoded by the coding sequence GTGACCACGCCAGCCGAGCAGGCAGCACAGGCAGCAGCGGCGGCCGAACAGGCCGTCGGGCGGCGGATCGCCGAGGAACTCGGGGTCCGCGAAGGGCAGGTGAGGGCGGCCGTCGAGCTGCTCGACGGCGGCTCGACCGTGCCGTTCATCGCCCGGTACCGCAAGGAGGTCACCGGCGAGCTCGACGACGCCCAGCTGCGCACGCTGGAGGAGCGGCTGCGCTACCTGCGCGAGCTGGAGGAGCGCCGGTCCGCGGTGCTGGAGTCGATCGAGGCGCAGGGCAAGCTGGACGACGCGCTGCGCGCGCAGATCCTGGCCGCCGACTCCAAGGCCCGCCTGGAGGACATCTACCTGCCCTACAAGCCCAAGCGGCGCACCAAGGCGCAGATCGCCCGCGAGGCGGGCCTGGAGCCGCTGGCCGACCAGCTGCTCGCCGACCCCTCGCTCGATCCGGCCGCGGCGGCCGGGGCGTTCCTGAACGAGCAGGTGGCGGATGCGCCCGCCGCGCTGGACGGCGCCCGCTCGATCCTGGTGGAGCGCTTCGCCGAGGACGCCGACCTGATCGGCTCGCTGCGCGAGCGGATGTGGGGCCGCGGCCGGCTGGTGGCCACCGTGCGGGCCGGCAAGGAGCAGGACGGCGCCAAGTTCGCCGACTACTTCGACTTCGCCGAGCCGTTCACCAAGCTGCCCTCGCACCGGATCCTGGCGATGCTGCGCGGTGAGAAGGAGGAGGTGCTCGACCTCGACCTGTCGCCCTTCGACGGCGACGAGGAGGGCGACCTGCCCGGCGCCAGCGACTACGAGCAGCGGATCGCCGCCCGGTTCGGCGTGGCCGACCACGGCCGACCGGCCGACAAGTGGCTCGGCGACACCGTCCGCTGGGCCTGGCGCACCCGGATCCTGGTCCGGCTCGGCCTGGACCTGCGCACCCGGCTGCGCCAGGAGGCCGAGGACGAGGCGGTCAAGGTGTTCGCCGCCAACCTGCGGGACCTGCTGCTGGCCGCGCCGGCCGGCACCCGGGCCACCATGGGTCTGGACCCGGGCTTCCGCACCGGCGTCAAGGTCGCCGTGGTGGACGACACCGGCAAGGTGGTCGCGCACGACACGATCTACCCGCACCAGCCGGCCAACAAGTGGGACGCCTCGATCGCCACCCTGGCCAGGATCGCCGCCGAGCACCGGGTGGACCTGATCGCGATCGGCAACGGCACCGCCTCGCGGGAGACCGACAAGCTCGCCGAGGACCTGATCAAGCGGCACCCGGAGCTGAAGCTGACCAAGGCGATGGTCTCCGAGGCCGGCGCCTCGGTCTACTCCGCCTCGGCCTTCGCCTCGCAGGAGCTGCCGGACCTCAACGTCTCGATCCGCGGCGCGGTCTCGATCGCCCGCCGGCTCCAGGACCCGCTGGCCGAGCTGGTGAAGATCGACCCGAAGTCGATCGGGGTCGGCCAGTACCAGCACGACCTGAGCGAGGTGAAGCTCTCCCGCTCGCTGGACGCGGTGGTCGAGGACTGCGTGAACGCGGTGGGCGTGGACGTCAACACCGCCTCCGCGCCGCTGCTCACCCGGGTCTCCGGGGTGACCGGCACGCTGGCCGAGAACATCGTGGCGCACCGCGACGCCAACGGCCCCTTCCGCACCCGCAAGGCGCTCAAGGACGTGGCGCGGCTGGGCCCCAAGGCCTTCGAGCAGTGCGCGGGCTTCCTGCGGATCCCTGGCGGTGACGACCCGCTGGACGCCTCCGCGGTGCACCCCGAGGCCTACCCGGTGGTGCGCCGGATCCTGGCGGCCACCGGCGGCACGCTGGCGGACCTGGTCGGCAACGGCGCCGCGCTGCGGGCGCTGCGCCCCGGCGACTTCGCGGACGAGACCTTCGGCATCCCGACCGTCACCGACATCCTGGGCGAGCTGGACAAGCCCGGGCGCGACCCCAGGCCGGCCTTCCGCACCGCCACCTTCCGGGAGGGCGTCGACAAGATCGGCGACCTGGAGGTGGGCATGGTGCTGGAGGGCGTGGTCACCAACGTGGCGGCCTTCGGCGCGTTCGTGGACGTCGGCGTGCACCAGGACGGCCTGGTGCACGTCTCGGCGCTCTCCACCAGGTTCGTCAAGGACCCGCGCGAGGTGGTCAAGTCGGGTGACGTGGTGCGCTGCAAGGTCGTCTCGGTGGACGTGCAGCGCAAGCGGATCGGGCTGACCCTGCGGTTGGACGACGAGGCGGCGCGGCCGGCCCGAGGCCAGGGCGGCGAGGGTCAGCGGCCTGCCCAGCGGGGCGAGGGCCAGCGCGAGCGCGGGCAGCGTCCGCCGCGGCAGGACCGGCGCGGCGGCGAGCAGCGCGGCGGCTCCGCGCCCGTGGCCAACAGCGCGATGGCGGACGCGCTGCGGCGGGCGGGGCTGGGCACGTAG
- a CDS encoding NUDIX hydrolase, whose protein sequence is MTPSTDLSSPPEDRFPALFAPQRWEWGGIDARFAMAQPPDELITNIHLIGFTGESVVLCRDSRGHWFLPGGTREPAESVEACLARELREEAGARVLGGPLWVGAHEAVTDRAAPYRPWQPHPRKFWLWGWAEVTVDGAPTNPEDGELVEEVRAVPVAEAVALLSGEGEPWRGELVALAAELRAAARR, encoded by the coding sequence ATGACACCCAGCACCGATCTCAGCAGCCCGCCCGAGGACCGCTTTCCCGCGCTGTTCGCGCCCCAGCGCTGGGAGTGGGGCGGCATCGACGCGCGGTTCGCGATGGCGCAGCCACCGGACGAGCTGATCACCAACATTCACCTGATCGGGTTCACCGGCGAGTCGGTGGTGCTCTGCCGCGACAGCCGCGGCCACTGGTTCCTGCCCGGCGGCACCCGGGAGCCGGCCGAGTCCGTCGAGGCCTGCCTGGCCCGCGAGTTGCGCGAGGAGGCCGGCGCCCGGGTGCTCGGCGGGCCGCTCTGGGTCGGCGCCCACGAGGCCGTGACGGACCGCGCCGCGCCCTACCGCCCGTGGCAGCCGCACCCGCGCAAGTTCTGGCTCTGGGGCTGGGCCGAGGTGACGGTGGACGGCGCGCCGACCAACCCCGAGGACGGCGAGCTGGTGGAGGAGGTGCGCGCCGTGCCGGTGGCCGAGGCGGTGGCGCTGCTGTCCGGCGAGGGCGAGCCCTGGCGGGGCGAACTGGTGGCGCTGGCCGCCGAGCTGCGGGCCGCCGCCCGCCGCTGA